Genomic segment of Salvia splendens isolate huo1 chromosome 12, SspV2, whole genome shotgun sequence:
ATCGACGGCTTGAACTCGAGTAATTTGAtatctaattaaaaataataattaaaaaaataaataaaatatgtgtaAAGTGATCGATCGATTGATGCGAACCGTTCTGCGATTTGAAGATGATCTGAGCTCCTCTGTTCTTCAAAGCCTGAATCGATCGCTCGTCGTCGCCGGAATCGAAGAGCGAGACGAAGTAATTGAGGAACGAGAAAGGATTAACGGAGCGCATCCGCCATTTCAGAGCTCCGAGGATCAGCATCTCCATTCTCTCGATCGTCGCGGAATTGAAGATCAAATCTCCATCGTTATCCTGCAATTCATCGCGAGGAAGGTGAAAATCGAAAATGACGATGAATTGAAAACCGATTAATCGCAAAATTACCGCGAGATCGGAGACGGAGAGCTCTGTCTGCCTCATTTTCAGCGCTAATGAAACGCAGGAAACCGCTACTAATCTGAAGATCCACGGCTTCCCATTCTGCAAAAACAGATCGATCAAATtcagaaataattgaaaaaaaaaagagaaaatcgAAGACGATTTACCGGTATGGAGTGTGCGGAGAGGAAGCGATCCATGTAATTGACGGCGAGGTAGGAGAGGAAAGGATCGGATTCGCGCGAGATGTGGAGGATTGCGGAGGCGATTTCGCGGCGGATGGGGAGATTGTGGCTTGAGAGTAAGGTTTTGGAAGGCATGTGATGTATCTCTGTATTGAATAGTGAAGGGAAAATGTCAGTTGAAAATGGGAGTGGATTTTCGAGATCAAACTCCATTGATggattctctctttctctcttttttgaGTGATGGTTTTTAGTTGTTATTCTTTAAATAGAGTTGGTGTCATGTTTTGAAAAGTAGGAAAATGTGGGAAGGGAGACTTCAACTTCTGTCTACTCTCTTTGTTATAATTACTCGATTCGTCTTTGGTGTAATATCTCGTTATAACTTGTTACGGGTCTTGAGAAAGTAGGTGAAAGaggttagtggaatatgaaacgTAGATTATGAGCGTGATGATTTAATTGAGCGAAAGGTTTACTTGTGGAAAGCAAATGAATCTAATGAGACTTCTAATTGTGGATAcactgaaatgataaaatgatactacgTCATATCGCTGATGAAGAAAGtgtaaaatgattttttttatattttttagttttttcatTAGTGTGGGGTTTGTATATATGACATAGGGAAATATTATTGAAAGAGTTATACTTGGTGTATGTTTGTATGTATAAAACATAGGGAGGTTTCTTGAGagatgtatgtgtgtgtgcgcgTGTGTAATACTAAAACCCGTAGTTGGGGTCAACACGTTTCTTGAGAgaagtatgtgtgtgtgtgtgtgtgtgatactAAAACCCGTAGTTGGGGTCACCTGCGTCCGTCCATGAATGAGACAATTAATGACGGACAAAGCAAGGGTATTTTATGGCCAATGGAATTTACGGTTACAATATTCTTTGTCCTTTTGCACTTGAGTTTCTACTCGGTTTATTTTGAGAGTTGCATATATTTCGTGGATGGATATAGCAATGTGTCAAAAATGTGAAACAATAAACAAAAGGGTTTGTGTAATTACAGTTACAATCCTTTGTTTTTTTGCATTTGAGCTTCTATTAAGTTTACTACGAGAGTTGCATATATATTTTGCGTCAACGAATATAATAATGTATCGAAAATAtgaaacaataaacaaaatggcTTGTTAATAAAAACAATTATGTGAATAGTATTTTGATTCTGCATTTTGAGGAATGGGCAATTGTCATAAATTAATTGTACTACAAAATGAATTATTCGGAAACTTAATCATTGTATACATTAGCCATTACTGTGTGTGTTTTTAGTATCTTTATTAGTACgttatttcataaaataatcGTGCATATAATTTTTATGACATACAGTATACCAtgtgttttttattattcagtcattttattaattattaagaaTCATGTTGTCGATATCTAAACAATCATCGTATGTTACAAATGCGACACacgaaaaaaatatttaatttctcaATATTCAAACGAACATTGAACTACTAAGATCTATTCAAAAGCAAAAGTGTTGATAGATTTTTAAATTCCACGATAgccttattttttatttataatgacaaagtttaaaaagaaaatgaaattaaatggaattaatttttaatgtcATCAACGCTTCATCACACCTCGTTTTTAAGTGCGCACCAAAAATAGCGACAGCAAAAATTATTGTTTTCGTGTAGTGCATTGAATTTTAAATGCATATATTTGATATATACTTACCATGTTATATACAAGGTTAGAAAATTTAattacacaataaaaaaatggtaagtttatattaatgtaataaTGCATCATAGGACTTAGGGTACAATCATTTAATACTTGAATTCTTATGTATTTAATTCCTAAAATTTGAGGTCGCCAATGACCATGGTCCCATTGTAAAGAAACTATTTCACTAATAAGTGTACACCTAACTTTGACATAATTCACCACTCTATTTAATAAATTTGACTAATATTTTCATCCAGttctatttaaaattaatagcaTAGGCCCATTTTGGTAATAAAAGGAGCAAATTTATTGACTTACTATCAATCAACTCTGGCCTAGGAGTTGATAGGAAAACTCATAATTAGAAATATTAATTAGATTGAACATGCAACAAACtcataaataatgataatttattaagttgaataaaataacataattgTTACACGATGACCGCCTTGTATAAATCTATTACAACATTCATCGGTTAAATGGAATAAATATactcaaatataaaattattactcATATATGAATCTTTCAATGAATTCTTCaccttaaaaaaataaacttcCAAGTGAATCGATTTTTGAAAGAGAATTAACAATTTAACATAGTATATCAAAAAATTCATTGCAGAAAATTCCAAATATCTGGATTTTCCGGCGGAAAAGAAGTAtagaaattataattataataaaaaaggactaaaattgtataattaaatttgtaaaatgatCGTAAATGTTCtcttgtcacatttcattttcctttGTTGATTATGGGgatatgaaattttaatttgcaCGTGCTGGATCTTGTTTTTTGTTTGGATTTTGATGGAAAATTGgtgaaattaatattaataactAACATAATATAGAAGCTGACTTAATATATATAGGGAAAGTCATAATGAATGGAGAAACCCAAGGAGAGgcaaaaagaaagagaaatagGAAGAAGCCAAACACCAATGCATTAAGtttcataaaattttcaaaCATAAGAAAATGCTCAAATAGTCAAATCTAAAAATTGATGAACAAGTAATAGCAGTTCAGAATAGAATCAATAACgaaaaaaaacaatgaaaattTCATTGCTATTCCATTGAAAATGTCTCTCATATCATTTTCTAGAACAAATacctatatatacatatgcataTACACACCCACTCTCTTGTCACTTCTTTCGGTTACGGACTCAGTGTCCCACAATTGGTCTGTAATAAGTTCAGTCCTGGAGAACGGAATGAGCGCGGCTCAACTCAACGGTTGTAGCGGGCCAGTGCTATATAGTAGGGAGCGGTCCAAACCCAAGCCCGTTCAAAGCCTAAATAGGTCTATAGGATTAAGGAACAGCCTGGCTAGTCCACTTATCAAGTGAGCATGATCAGTATATGCTTCgttatatatataaaagcacGGCCCAGTATGGCCCGACCCATTTCAGTCATGGGCCTCAATCCAACTGAGAAAACTATTAAGGATAAACTAGCATAGAAATCGAAAGTATATCTTAAGTTCGAATCTCATCAATGTCTTTTAAGTTGAATCTATCGTACCTGATTTTTTCAATGTGATTTATAAACTACTCCTAACTTTTATACAATAGCTAATTCATCATCTTTAATTTTAAGTAGTGCAAACAAAAACTAGAAACCAGAAGGTGCTCTTTATGtacttgaaaaaaaaatttaatgtttttttcaaATGTCCTTATATGATTGAACGTTGACAAAAACTTAGGACGAAAAATAACGAGGCGACAACTACATGTCAAGCACCGACAGACGGAAATGCTTATTTTCGACAAGAATTTCCTAAATTTATATTGAGAAAATGAGAAATCTATTATATGTTACACAAAAATGGTAATGGGTTATGAATCTAAGACACGTGGACTATAGAACTAATTAAAgaaataattgtgatttaagtcataattttttgttgaattctgaAAAGTCTCATAACttttgaaactaaaaataaaatcatatttttcattttttttggcaATTGTTCAAATGATTAAAAGTAAAACCGATGTAGCACAAAACCACTTCGTTTCGAATAACTCGGTGTCATTTTAATTAACACTCAATAGAATAACGTTAATTATTTTGTCCAAAACACATTTTGTCGTCACattatatttgattttgtcatattgttttttgatttttgccatttttgttcaacttgcaaaaacttgaaaaattatgattttatattttagttttaaaagTTATGGAATTTTTCAAAATCAATGAAAATTGTGATTTAAATGATAATCTCTTAATCAAATAATGAAATACAACTTagctaataaaatatttttcgtcTGATTAATAGGTTAATAGTTCGGGTGACTATAGTAGAGGATAATATTATTGttccaattttataaaaaaaaacaaccaTTATGTAATTCTTATGTAATTATATCTGCTTAAAcgatactttttttaatttacacACGTGACTTTTTTTCATTACAATCTATTCTCTCTGTTTCTAGGAAGATGCTCCCTTCCTTGAgcagcacgagattttatatagctttattttgtgtattaagtggagagaataaagtagagataaatatgtttttatttttagtaacgATCATTTTGGttgtgacaaactaaaaagaaatatGAATCATTTTCggtgagacggatggagtactagtTATATTTTTTCGATCCATAAGTTTTGTTATGTTTCCATGCTGAATTTCTCCATGTTACTTGGGATAAGATTTTTGGTTGTcctatatatatttgttgttaagttgGAAACGATGATGAAAAAAGGACACGTGAAGAGTTTTCTTCCGAATTGGGATAATTTGTTTGAATATAGGAATGAATAATTGAGGTGCTAAAAGATTCATCAAAATGGTATTGAATTTAACCCCACATGATAGGCCACATTTCAAGCTCTAATATAGCTCATTCAATGTGGACAAAATCAATGGAGAATTGCACAAACAAACATAGATTACGACAAATTTACCAAGAGTAATCTATTAGTTGATGATCtgacgagatttaagaaattgatatttaaatagttaaagtggagagagtaaaatatgagaaagaaaaaagtagaggaataaaaagaaaataaagttgtgaagaataaagtaagaaagaagattttttcctaaaaaagagaaatgacttaTTTATGATGGGACCTCCCAAAAATAATGTGACTCGCTTAtggtgggatggagggagtactagcaGATATGTATACAGTTAATTCTAATGCTGCCAATTAATTCAAATCTCAGTCTCATAATTTGGTCAAGATCTGATCATTAACAAATTGAAACATATGTAGCATAAACCTTTGCCAATAATTGAACATTGATGCTCCTACTAAATAATCTTTTTCAACAAAACATATTATTTTGTATGTGAATGTTAATATAGATTGTAATTGAACGACAACTTACAGGATAAGTTtcatcaaataatacatgcaacTTACccatcaaataatacatgcaacatatgtataaaatatactatttattttggatttttaaGTTGTGAGGTTTGAAGGAAAAAGATATGAAATGAATGAATTATATTCTATTTGTTTAGGGgttataaaaagaaaatgagattgCGAGACTTGGGCCCACCCAAACTGAGTTTATAATGACCAATATTTGGGCCTAAAATTGATTATAGTATTCCAAATCCAATAGGTTTGGGCCGGACCAAGAAAGGTGATCCATTTTTTTATACCAAGAGTATTTCCTCTAATAAAGCTGACAAAATATTTGTTGGAATAACACTTATTGATCAACTAAATCAGAGATTTTAACAAACCCCTTTCTTGATTCTGATTTTTAAGCTTCTTTAAATTCATTCCTTCCAATCAAAGATACCAAATGTAAATATATCTGATTTTAGATTAAAATCATGTCACGAATTTATAGTGAGGTCAATAACTTGGCAGATTACTgcttcatccgtcccataagaatagtaattttttttctctattttggtcGGTCCCACAAAAATAGCCACTTTCTAATGTTGAAAggtatattactccctccgtccgcgaatatgaCTCTCGGTTCACATTTACgataaatggtaatagagtctCATATTCTACTcgcatttcatttaaaactaatatatacaagtgtgactcatattccactaatttttttccacccacttttcttaacatttcttaaaacccgtggcGCCAAGAAATGATTCCTAATGGCGGACGCATGGAGTATTTTCTTATAAGGTGGGTCGCATTTTCCATTAACAATgcttcaatcactttttctttctacatctcTCCTACTTGATCAATTTTATATTCCCTACgtctcatgttacttgcactatttCATTTCGGCTCGTCCCAAACTACTTGCATTATTtctagtttaagttagaattaatgtatttaattattatgttAGGTTTAGTCAAGTGCTCCTTTATtcagtgatgtctcattatacttaaaattctaatttaattaagctaaaaagctaatcacaaatttacggccgaaaatgaaaaatgccagtaacatgataaaaaaatagtattaaaACTCCTTGGTGTCCTCGAAGCCTCTATTTTTATGTGACGAGATGGAGTATAAAAAGTTGTttttaaatagtaaaaaaaataattcatacaAAAAAAAGCCCAACCAAACATGTGGCTTCCAATACCATATCACCTTATCCCATAGGCTTGTGGCCATCAACTTGATCAAAATCACCAACTTAGTTCAAAATCCCCTCTCCTTTCCACACAAACTCCCCACCAATGGCTTCCTCAACCACGCTCTCCTCCTCCATCACTCCCTCTCAGGTAACTCAATCTCACTCACTCATCAATCCctaattcaaaaaaaatcaatttgtGAGTCtgattaattaatcaatcacTTGTGTTGATC
This window contains:
- the LOC121758141 gene encoding putative cyclin-D6-1; protein product: MEFDLENPLPFSTDIFPSLFNTEIHHMPSKTLLSSHNLPIRREIASAILHISRESDPFLSYLAVNYMDRFLSAHSIPNGKPWIFRLVAVSCVSLALKMRQTELSVSDLADNDGDLIFNSATIERMEMLILGALKWRMRSVNPFSFLNYFVSLFDSGDDERSIQALKNRGAQIIFKSQNDIKLLEFKPSIVSASALLVASHEFSPMQFQPFREAICSCSYVIKEELLHCYDVMAAAAGLLTPANVQDFSCSFSEIESSQIENSAINESPQLSQNNQ